In Deltaproteobacteria bacterium, one genomic interval encodes:
- a CDS encoding HPr family phosphocarrier protein, with protein sequence MKDRMTRDVAVVNDLGLHARSAAKIAELVRGANAGVWLIRDGERADATSIIDLLGLACPKGTLITVAVEDERDHDILEAVVDLVASGFGE encoded by the coding sequence ATGAAAGACCGGATGACAAGGGATGTGGCCGTCGTCAACGATCTGGGGCTGCATGCCAGATCGGCGGCAAAAATAGCCGAGTTGGTCCGGGGTGCCAACGCCGGCGTCTGGCTGATAAGGGACGGTGAACGCGCCGATGCCACCAGCATCATCGACCTGCTGGGATTGGCCTGCCCCAAAGGCACGCTCATCACGGTGGCCGTCGAAGATGAGCGGGACCACGATATACTGGAAGCCGTGGTCGATCTGGTAGCGAGCGGTTTTGGAGAATAA